The window AGAAACTCAACAGTATAAAGCATTAACGTCCCAAAGAGGTTTATTTCCAACATGACAGCGGATACAACATAGCCGGTTTCAAGCAAGAGTCCATCTGAACCCGCTCAAACGAAGCACACTAGAATACCTTGGCAAACAACCAATAAGGGCCTGCCAATAAAACTATGCGCATCCAATCAGATACATATTTCCAATATCACGCACTGAACATGTGCATACCATTTTAACCAGGTGTGCATAATAACATGCTGCTTATCTCTCAAACACTATAGAAATTATTACTTTTACGTCACTGTGCTCGAAGATAAGCCTTTGGTTGCTAAAACCTCTTCATCATTGCCTTTCTCTGTGCATGCTGCCAGACAGTTCATAGGACAACTTTGGGGTTTGTCTTGCATTTATTTACAACACAGTGTAGCCTTCACGGGCAGCAAGTCCATACATGTTACTTTCCATGTTACCTGTGCACTCCCCTCActttaatatacacacacacacacgcacacacgcacacacacacaaacacacacacacacacacacacacacacacacacacacacacacacacacacacacacacacacacacacacacacacacacacacacacaaactttttATCCTCTGTGTTAGAGTTCtctgttttgtgtctgtgtcCAGTTAGGCAATCAGCCAACGTATTTGTGTTGGCCTGCATAACGTGCTGGACACTGGCCAACCCCCactccctcccctcactccctTTTTTCACATTTCCTCTCCAGAGAAAAACAGATAGTCAGAATGTTCTGTTGTTTTAACCGTTCTGTTTCAGGCCAATGAATGAGACAGAGGTGATCATGCAGTAGTGAAAAAATCGAAGGGGAAAATATTGGGCAATTACGTTTTAGTCGTGTCTTTATTTTCCTAGTGCAATGGCAGACAACAGACAACTATGAAGCTGTCATGAGAGAGTTCACTTTCTTTCCATGTAACCCTTTCACACGCTCGAATTGCTCGCGCTTTGACTTGACTTCCAATCAAGTCCGGTTCGGAGACACTGTGAAACCAGAAAGttcgacagacagagagctggctGGTGGCCGAGATTACTTTCCATGTGTTCTGTGTACTCCCTTcataaacacttttcaattaaAATGTGATGACCATAAACTATTAACCActaactacagtatgatggtaTTACAAAAGAGTGACTTATTAAACTGCTGTAGTGCAGGAATCTGCACAGACCCCTTGTTGAACTTTGTCCTCCTTTCAGGCAGGCAGGAAAACAACACTGCTAGCATAAAAGGGGGAGCAGAGAGTTGAGGGTTGTTGTTCTTCCAGAAGCTACTGCTAGACCGAGCTGAGTTGACTGAGGGACTTTTTACTAGACAGTAAGTGACTGCAAAATAATTTCCATTTTTTGTGCATGTTGATAAGACAGAGTTtaactctctctctatttttgaCATATATATCCTGTGATACCCGATCACTTGAACAAATTGAGACAAAGTGTTTTGCTATTTCTTTAGCTTTGTTATTTTGCTTGTGTTGTCTCCATATGGCATATACGCTGTATTTGATCATTTCCAGTTCATTAGCAATTGTGTGTTTCTAATATATGAAtacgcagagagagaaagagagaactttCTGCACTTAACCCCCCTCACCGAACCTTTATTTTTCTGCCGTTCATCAGTACGCCTTTGGTTGTGCAATAGAATTTCtaaattaacaaaaacaacatcTATCCCTGTAATAAAAGTCTAgaaatgtaaaacatttcataCTAATCCCTAATTTCTTTTCATGTCAGCAAAtaaatactttaaaaaatgtatcccTTTCTTTGTCTCTTTTTTAATGCCATTGATACAACTGATTTCCAGGCAGCATTGCTTTTAATTAATAAGTCTACTAAGGTTAGGTTAGGAAGATTGGGACACAAGCCAAAATTGAGTTAATCTTTAATTATCTTTTGTCCAACTATCTACTACCAGGCACAGTATTGGGACACAGATAGAAAATTGTGACATAGCATTGAACTACTCTACAAACCCTGTCCTCATCACCTGAGCAGACTCTTACCCGACTTGCTTTATCTCATGCACCCCCTCAGCAGATCAAGCCTGCGGTGCAGCACCGTGATGTGGGCGGGACTAAGCCTGCTCCTGGctctctgcctgctccctgggggcggaacagagagtgagggggaggggaCCCGCTGTAAGCCGCCACCTAGTTGGAGCATTGGGGAGGTGGAGCCTATGAAGGAGGTCATGGGCCAGGTCACGGTGGTGGCCCTCCTCCAGGCCAGTTGATTGTTCTGCTTGGTGCAGGCATCCTTGTAAGTGGACCAGATAGGGCTCGGTTCCATTTTGGACCCTTAGCCACTTTCCTACCCATAGTGGAGTGTGGTTGTTGTTATGCCTgttctttttgttattttgtgattTCTTTTGACCATCTCTCCGTATCCTCATGTTTCACTTCCCTGTCGTGTTCCTCTGGGCAGATTGGATGGGCTGCGCCTGAAGCTGGAGGGTCAGGGTCTGGAGAATGTGACCTATATGGTGGTGAACCACCAGGGGGAGCAGGCCCAGCGCCTACACACCCTGCTGAGGCAGAAACTGTCTGAGAACATCACGCTATACAAACAGCATCCCAAACAGGCCGACGTGTGGCAGACCCTGGCTGGAGAGAAGGATGACTTCCTCATCTATGACAGGTCAGCTCCAGACTGTGGTCTCTCTGTCTGCGGTCAGTCTACTCAGAAATACAGACCGTGCTCATCATGCTGTCTGTTCCCCTAACAATTaaccttctctcgctctctctctctctcttctctctcttctctctctgtctctcgcccaGGTGTGGTCGTCTGACCTACCATATCTCCCTGCCCTACTCCATCCTGGGTACTCCCTATGTAGAGAATGCCATCAAGGAGACCTACTGCACACGCGTCTGTGGGGACTGCACGtatgaggtacacacacacacactgggcgtgtctgtgtttgtatgtgagaATTAGCTCTGAGTTATGGAAAACAAAACCGAGACCCCTCCTCTTTTCCCCCACACAGAGCACGGAGATCCCAGCAGAGTGCAACAGAACAGTAGAGGCGAAGCCTGAGGGAGAGGAGAAGCCAGTCACCGGAAGGGAGACAACTCATGGTGGACACGGCCATCATCCCCATGGTCACGGTCACAATGGCAACCGCCATGGTCACAATGGCAACCGCCATGGTCACGATCACCATGGTGAGAGGGGGATGGGGCGCGGTCACGGTCGTGATCGTGGggcagagcagcagcagcagcaccaaCATGACACTGAGGGGCTCCAACAAGGCCAGGCCCATGGCCAGTTGCACGTTGGTCAGGAGCATATGGGTCAGCAGGCGGTGCAACTGGGCCAGATGCCCCAGGAAGGGCAGCGAGGCCATATTATGCAGAATCCCTGAGTGAACGGGAGGTCCAGGTGAAAGGTGGAGCACAGCTGACAGTGGAAGGAGGGGTCTGATCTAAGTCCCTCCTCCAAGGCCAGCTGATGCTGACACTGACGGAGGCTGTTTGGCGATGGGGTGAGCAACGAGCCAATCGGGCTCTGACACTGTGATGAGGCGCTGCCCGCCTCCTGACAGTGACAGGGCCTGATGGGCCTCAGGGAGACCTGACAGTGACGCTCGTCCCCCGCTGACTGACAGCAGCCTCAGCCAGTCATGTGAGCATGACCCCTGGGTGTTGAGAGCTGAGGGTGAGGGCTGCTGTAAGCAGGGCCATGGCTCTGTGACAGTTACCTTGCTGTACCTTATAGGCCTCAGATTAACATCTGTGAGACAAACGCCGGGGCGAAGCGCTCTTATAACATTTTACCAACTAGTACTATCCTGGGACTGTGAAGCCACacctgatagagagagatgggaggacacACATTGGGTGTGGTAGGTGAATGCCAAGCCTAAACCCATTACGATATGGGGAATAGGATGGCATTTGAGGTGACCATTGTGATGGTAAGACAGCAAGGTAGgtgtcctccaccacctccttctCCGTCAGTGCGTTGGTGTCACCCTCCCAGGAGTGTATGGGGCGATTATGTTAAAGTTTCTCCTGCTCTGTTTTGCTCCCTCCAACCACAATGAAGGCAGGCGCAGAAACTACGCTCTAGTGGCGTCTGTCTGACGTCCGGCtggggagaggggaaagggaggagCTTATAATATGACCACCCCCTAAAGTTCAAAATATCGAGAGCTTTGGAAGGAGTATGTAGTAGTAGTTGCCTATGCTGAACAAACTGGCATGATGGCTGGGAGAGATCGATCTGAACCAAAGTTGTTATAGTCAGTTTTAGCAAAACCAATTTGGTTAAAATACATTATTGAtagttcagattttttttatttggccTCCAAAAAATTGGGATCTCACTAACATTTTACTTTTGCAATTGAATTAACTCTCAGGTGAtttagagcagtagtagtgagtTGTATAGATAAAGCTTTCAAACGTCAGTATCCATTGCttgtgtggatgtgtttagttACAGTCACTGAGTTATTTTAGTTTGGCAATATTGCACACATATGTATAATGCACTCTTTGTGAACTAGCAAAACAAAGAGTGAACTGTTTTCAACGAACAAAATAGTGAACACTTTTTTTCAACTAACAAAATATCGGCAACACTTTTTAACCAGCTAAAGAAACCATCTAGAATGAGAGGTGGGTAAACAGAAAAGATTGAACGATCGTTTGAATCCATTCTGTACTTTAATGAAGGGCTCTAGGGGAAGACGACTGTCACCTAGAGCACCTGATGCTTTGTACAGAACACGTTCATTCTGACTGCGGACTGTTAGGTGGTGTGGCATGTACGAAACGATGAATAAAGATGGTTGATGCGCTCATATTGCAATGTTGTCTTGTTTATCTACTCCGTGTGTGCGTTTGTGAGTGTGCAGAGGGAGACCACGGGAATATGTAGCCTTTTAATAAGCCATGTTTAGCTCTGGCCTGTcacctgacagacagactgatctTCAGATTGATTTGTCGAAATGCAAACAAAACAAGCAGCGACGGCGTAACATTTTCAGTCGATCGTTTGAGAAGCTTTTCAGAGTGTTTTCGCTGTCAAAGGATTTGGCACGTTGCCTACACGTGTCTGGTACTTCAACACGTGACTCGCATGTTAGTCAAGTAGTGGGAGTGATATGACCACAAAAAAAATGGGTAACACGtgatttggatagtccatctgtacatcctcaacagactatcagtaacatttcaacgaactgtgtactaaccctaaccctagctctaaccctaaacttaacccttaccctaacccttattcaaAACCTAACCGTCACCTTaccaagcagttgcttatcaacatgtagtttgttgatagtatgaccatctacAAGATGGAAAATCCGGGACGATCCAAATGAAGTGAGACCCAAAAATGTATCGCTGTAGTAATCATGGGCAACTTGAAGTAGTTTGTGTGTAAAGTTTGATGCGTGGTTTTAACAGTACATGAGCAGCGCACTCAAACGCTTTCATTATTTCACATTGAAAAAAACGTTGCCTGCAATTCAGAACAACCACCACCAGGTGGAAGAGGAGATCTGTAAAAGGTTCTAGAGCTCTCCTGCCAGAGTGCATCATTTTGTAGGTGCAGCCTGTAGACTAGTTCTTCCTACCAGAATACAGGGTAAGAGTCCGTGTTCATTTTCCTTTGCGCAGAATACTGGTATCACAAAATAAATTCCAGGGAGCAACATTGCTTCATTCCACCAATTCAGTGCCTGGTTGAAAACACTTAATTAgacttctgtcataaagagcacatgttcaacttcataagaggttaaataataaaacatGACTATTGTCAGTGCCTATTAAGtgacaaataaagtaacagggttgacgatttcttcttaaatcagccataaatctacTTGTGAccgggggaatggaagcttgctTCCACTCGACTGAGTGGGTCGATTATAAAATGTCAACcttgttacccatagatagacagggagtggcaattgaatCAAGATTCACAAAAAAATTCATATTATAAAAAcaattctagcctgtctatctatgggtaacagggttgacatttTATAATCGACCCACTCAGTttcccaccacaaaacaccagaaaatgtccaaaaagagtagaaccagctgaCCTGCTTTTTTTACTCTATGGTTTTACTATTAAATgttaaaatattttaaaaggaatagtttcaccatattaaaatgatagatcagttcacgtaacaggattgaccttaaaatgagggacagacgtaaatGACTCATTAATCACATTCAATAAATAattatcttcagaaatgactttgtcaaagcaacaaaatatctAGGGCTTCACGATCAGGGTGAACTTGGATATATTTTGggattaagtgggttaaaatcttcctgaAGTGATACAGGGTTGACGGAGGGACGTGTCAAAATGTtgaattttggcactttagcaagcctTTTCTCATATAAAACATTCTTAGCGTGGTCTATATTATAGGGCACTTCACTTATTATAACAAGcctttaaaattcaatattggtggaCAACTTCtaattaaaatatcaaagggacgcaaaag is drawn from Salvelinus fontinalis isolate EN_2023a chromosome 4, ASM2944872v1, whole genome shotgun sequence and contains these coding sequences:
- the selenop gene encoding selenoprotein Pa isoform X1, with translation MWAGLSLLLALCLLPGGGTESEGEGTRCKPPPSWSIGEVEPMKEVMGQVTVVALLQASULFCLVQASLLDGLRLKLEGQGLENVTYMVVNHQGEQAQRLHTLLRQKLSENITLYKQHPKQADVWQTLAGEKDDFLIYDRCGRLTYHISLPYSILGTPYVENAIKETYCTRVCGDCTYESTEIPAECNRTVEAKPEGEEKPVTGRETTHGGHGHHPHGHGHNGNRHGHNGNRHGHDHHGERGMGRGHGRDRGAEQQQQHQHDTEGLQQGQAHGQLHVGQEHMGQQAVQLGQMPQEGQRGHIMQNPUVNGRSRUKVEHSUQWKEGSDLSPSSKASUCUHURRLFGDGVSNEPIGLUHCDEALPASUQUQGLMGLRETUQURSSPADUQQPQPVMUAUPLGVESUGUGLL
- the selenop gene encoding selenoprotein Pa isoform X2; this encodes MWAGLSLLLALCLLPGGGTESEGEGTRCKPPPSWSIGEVEPMKEVMGQVTVVALLQASULFCLVQASLLDGLRLKLEGQGLENVTYMVVNHQGEQAQRLHTLLRQKLSENITLYKQHPKQADVWQTLAGEKDDFLIYDRCGRLTYHISLPYSILGTPYVENAIKETYCTRVCGDCTYESTEIPAECNRTVEAKPEGEEKPVTGRETTHGGHGHHPHGHGHNGNRHGHNGNRHGHDHHGERGMGRGHGRDRGAEQQQQHQHDTEGLQQGQAHGQLHVGQEHMGQQAVQLGQMPQEGQRGHIMQNPUVNGRSRUKVEHSUQWKEGSDLSPSSKASUCUHURRLFGDGVSNEPIGLUHCDEALPASUQUQGLMGLRETUQURSSPADUQQPQPVMUAUPLGVES